The following proteins come from a genomic window of Halorussus halophilus:
- a CDS encoding tryptophan--tRNA ligase, whose protein sequence is MPDEDFTVTPYAVEGDVDYDKVLEQFGADELTDEDRNRFPEPLHPLIRRGIFYGGRDVDEWLDGVESDETVSIVTGRGPSGKMHLGHAFPFYLAKYLQEQTGAHVYIPISDDEKYFAKDQSFEDIQGWAKNNIRELMAVGFDPEKTRFIVDTADADVVYPHAAKFAKKYTQSTVDATYGNPDNIGLSFYPAVQATHLLLPQLVHGKHQTLVPIAVDQDPHIRLCRDVAAKEQFDVTKPSAILSRFFPQLKGDGGKMSSSGNDPTIYLDDDRETVEDKIKTYAYSGGQTSLDEHREKGGDPDVDVSYQLMYYFFEEDDEVVERLAEEYRSGELLSGEMKLKAAEKVADFLEAHQERKEALGEFEAELEKYTFTEEERATLTSDLLY, encoded by the coding sequence ATGCCAGACGAGGATTTCACCGTCACGCCCTACGCCGTCGAGGGCGACGTGGACTACGACAAGGTCCTCGAACAGTTCGGTGCGGACGAACTCACCGACGAGGACCGCAACCGCTTTCCTGAACCGCTCCACCCGCTCATCCGCCGCGGCATCTTCTACGGTGGCCGTGACGTAGACGAGTGGTTGGACGGCGTCGAGAGCGACGAAACGGTCTCTATCGTCACGGGACGTGGCCCCTCGGGCAAGATGCACCTCGGCCACGCCTTCCCGTTCTACCTCGCCAAGTATCTGCAGGAGCAGACCGGCGCGCACGTCTACATCCCCATCTCCGACGACGAGAAGTACTTCGCCAAGGACCAGTCGTTCGAAGACATTCAGGGCTGGGCGAAGAACAACATCCGGGAACTGATGGCCGTCGGCTTCGACCCGGAGAAGACCCGCTTCATCGTGGACACTGCTGATGCCGACGTCGTCTACCCCCACGCCGCGAAGTTCGCCAAGAAGTACACTCAATCGACGGTGGACGCGACCTACGGCAATCCGGACAACATCGGCCTGTCGTTCTACCCGGCGGTGCAGGCGACGCACTTGTTGTTGCCCCAGTTAGTGCATGGCAAGCACCAGACGCTGGTCCCCATCGCGGTGGACCAAGACCCGCACATCCGCCTGTGCCGCGACGTGGCGGCCAAAGAGCAGTTCGACGTGACCAAGCCCTCCGCAATCCTGAGTCGCTTCTTCCCGCAACTGAAGGGCGACGGCGGTAAGATGAGCAGTTCGGGCAACGACCCGACCATCTATCTGGACGACGACCGCGAGACCGTCGAGGACAAGATCAAGACCTACGCTTACTCCGGTGGTCAGACGAGTCTGGACGAACACCGCGAGAAGGGCGGCGACCCCGACGTGGACGTGTCGTATCAGCTGATGTACTACTTCTTCGAAGAGGACGACGAAGTCGTCGAGCGTCTCGCGGAAGAGTACCGCTCGGGTGAGTTGCTCAGTGGCGAGATGAAGCTGAAAGCGGCGGAGAAGGTCGCAGACTTCCTCGAAGCGCATCAGGAGCGCAAGGAGGCACTGGGAGAGTTCGAGGCCGAATTGGAGAAATATACGTTTACTGAGGAGGAGCGTGCGACGCTGACCAGCGACCTGCTGTACTGA
- a CDS encoding alpha-1 4-glucan-protein synthase, whose product MSASEDICVVVPTIREYECMRAYFQNARDHGFDLDRLHVLLVTEDFCDTEEMREMLADEGVSGEVFDGSRREAWYAEQGIEEYGHVVPAASHAETSFGLLYLWANDFEYGFFIDDDTLPHDDADFFGQHMANLDFEGEITEVSSDEQWVNVLYQNYDDHGLYPRGYPYSAMDESVETGTTEISEVVASQGLWTNVPDLDAVRILMDGDLRGQAQTRTTEDDYGEDFVAARGNYLTVCSMNLAFRREVVPAFYQLPMDDNRWDVGRFDDIWSGVFLKRACDLLGKRIYNGGPLCEHNKAPRSTFDDLNNEVPGLELNEHLWEVIDGVGEDSDTYAAVFESMAIELTEGEFEDYNNGEFFNYVGEYMLDWLDALDELRALRATPAPADD is encoded by the coding sequence ATGAGCGCGAGCGAGGACATCTGTGTCGTCGTGCCGACGATACGAGAGTACGAGTGTATGCGAGCGTACTTCCAGAACGCCCGCGACCACGGCTTCGACTTGGACCGACTCCACGTCTTGCTGGTCACCGAAGACTTCTGTGACACCGAGGAGATGCGCGAGATGCTCGCCGACGAGGGCGTCTCCGGTGAAGTCTTCGACGGGAGTCGGCGCGAAGCGTGGTACGCCGAACAGGGCATCGAAGAGTACGGCCACGTCGTTCCCGCGGCGAGTCACGCCGAGACGAGTTTCGGCCTGCTCTACCTCTGGGCGAACGACTTCGAGTACGGCTTCTTCATCGACGACGACACGCTCCCCCACGACGACGCGGACTTCTTCGGCCAGCACATGGCGAACCTCGACTTCGAGGGCGAGATAACAGAAGTCTCCTCCGACGAGCAGTGGGTCAACGTCCTCTACCAGAACTACGACGACCACGGACTCTACCCCCGCGGCTACCCCTACTCCGCGATGGACGAGTCCGTCGAAACCGGTACTACCGAAATTTCGGAAGTCGTCGCCTCCCAAGGCCTCTGGACCAACGTCCCCGACCTCGACGCCGTCAGAATCCTGATGGACGGCGACCTGCGAGGACAGGCCCAGACCAGAACCACAGAAGACGACTACGGCGAGGACTTCGTCGCCGCGCGCGGCAACTACCTCACCGTCTGCTCGATGAACCTCGCGTTCCGCCGCGAAGTCGTCCCGGCGTTCTACCAACTCCCGATGGACGACAACCGCTGGGACGTGGGCCGATTCGACGACATCTGGTCGGGCGTCTTCCTCAAGCGCGCCTGCGACCTGCTGGGCAAGCGCATCTACAACGGCGGCCCGCTCTGTGAACACAACAAGGCCCCGCGCTCGACGTTCGACGACCTGAACAACGAAGTGCCGGGTCTCGAACTGAACGAGCATCTGTGGGAGGTAATCGACGGCGTCGGGGAGGACAGTGACACCTACGCAGCAGTCTTCGAATCCATGGCGATCGAACTCACGGAGGGCGAGTTCGAGGACTACAACAACGGCGAGTTCTTCAACTACGTCGGCGAGTACATGCTCGACTGGCTCGACGCGCTGGACGAACTCCGCGCGCTTCGAGCGACGCCGGCCCCTGCAGACGACTGA
- a CDS encoding extracellular solute-binding protein encodes MSERRTWTRRRFLATSTVGATAGLSGCISQFTNSEESGTTVSMGDFRGSGPLVESRPQPGGTSMDDLPDLDGTLNVYLGGGEGGLYENLIDLLEQKYSNFTAKTRMNSSTQLANAIVEAKKGGQSRADVFWSIDSTSLGIVADANATTKLPNRVQKPVPKGFRDSDGKWVGIAGRARSIPYNTNKLSESDIPNKVQQFTQTPALKGAMGWAPTYGAFKSFVTAMRLNAGPQKTKQWLKGMVNHGVSKYPDEFITSNAVADGEIAAGFANHYYALRVQASRPDAPIDLAFTKNDAGALVNVSGTEIIEGTEKKELAADFIAHLLSAEAQEFFATKTFAYPMIPEVKPVGGLPTVDELAPPKVDLSKLSNLEPTLKLMKEAGVL; translated from the coding sequence ATGAGCGAGCGTCGTACGTGGACGCGCCGTCGGTTCCTCGCAACGAGTACTGTCGGGGCGACGGCCGGACTCTCCGGTTGTATTTCGCAGTTTACGAACAGTGAAGAGAGCGGTACGACCGTTTCGATGGGCGACTTCCGCGGTTCCGGGCCGCTAGTCGAGAGTCGGCCCCAACCGGGCGGCACCTCGATGGACGACCTGCCGGACCTCGACGGCACCCTGAACGTCTACCTCGGTGGCGGCGAGGGTGGTCTCTACGAGAACCTCATCGACCTCCTCGAACAGAAGTACTCCAACTTCACCGCCAAGACGCGGATGAACTCCTCGACGCAACTCGCCAACGCCATCGTCGAGGCGAAGAAGGGCGGCCAGAGTCGCGCCGACGTGTTCTGGTCCATCGACTCCACGTCACTCGGCATCGTTGCCGACGCGAACGCGACGACGAAACTCCCCAATCGCGTCCAGAAACCTGTCCCCAAGGGCTTCCGCGACAGCGACGGGAAGTGGGTCGGTATCGCTGGCCGAGCGCGTTCGATTCCGTACAACACGAACAAACTTTCGGAGTCGGACATCCCCAACAAGGTCCAGCAGTTCACGCAAACTCCTGCCCTGAAAGGCGCGATGGGTTGGGCACCGACCTACGGCGCGTTCAAGTCGTTCGTGACGGCGATGCGTCTCAACGCCGGTCCCCAGAAAACCAAGCAGTGGCTGAAGGGAATGGTCAACCACGGCGTCTCGAAGTACCCCGACGAGTTCATCACCTCGAACGCGGTCGCCGACGGCGAAATCGCGGCCGGGTTCGCAAACCACTACTACGCACTGCGTGTCCAAGCCTCGCGTCCCGACGCACCAATCGACCTCGCGTTCACCAAGAACGACGCGGGCGCGCTGGTCAACGTCTCGGGCACGGAAATCATCGAAGGCACCGAGAAGAAAGAACTCGCCGCCGACTTCATTGCCCACCTGCTCTCGGCGGAGGCACAGGAGTTCTTCGCCACGAAGACCTTCGCCTACCCGATGATTCCGGAGGTCAAACCGGTCGGTGGCCTGCCGACGGTGGACGAACTCGCACCGCCGAAAGTTGACCTCTCGAAGCTGTCGAACCTCGAACCGACGCTGAAGCTGATGAAGGAAGCGGGCGTTCTCTGA
- a CDS encoding ABC transporter permease codes for MATSDRLQRLAAKVSDDGDSPSVGLTLLAGAVAAAVSFPVTWLVLRSLEIGFGQALDLFTSPSTFDVVTNSILLVAGVTAGSVLIGVPLAVLTVQTDLPFRRFWTVVAALPLVVPSYIGAFAFVSAFGPRGVLTDLLAPLGVTEIPAIYGFEGATLVLTLFTYPYVYLTTRASLLSFDGSLMEAARTLNHGRWAAFRKVTLPQIAPGIAAGSLLVALYALSDFGTPSIMHFDVFTRIIYQNMWDRNLAAVLSLQLLGLAAVILALEKRVGADDANASRGHRGAARFSLGVWKWPALLFCTLVAVLCLVVPVGVLFMWLTRSGPGYAGGGFEFTWSFGFNSIYVAALAAGAATLAAVPVAYLSGRDDSRLAALFERASYVGYATPGVVLGLALVYFSSANTPELAGFELNLSQTIPLLTFAYVVRFLPQSVGAIRSSVLQVDPKLTEAARTLGKTPRAAFRKVTLPLIAPGVVAGGALVFLTTMKELPATLMLRPTGFETLVTYIWRVQDAGYYGQAAVPALVLVGVSALSMLVLLRQDGGEMESITQEEHDG; via the coding sequence ATGGCGACGAGCGACCGTCTCCAGCGACTCGCCGCGAAGGTGTCCGACGACGGCGACTCGCCGTCTGTCGGCCTGACACTTCTCGCCGGAGCAGTCGCCGCCGCAGTCTCGTTCCCCGTGACGTGGCTCGTCTTGCGGTCGCTCGAAATCGGCTTCGGACAGGCACTCGACTTATTCACCAGTCCCTCGACGTTCGACGTTGTCACCAACAGTATCCTCCTCGTCGCTGGCGTCACCGCGGGGTCGGTCCTCATCGGCGTCCCGCTTGCGGTACTCACGGTGCAGACGGACCTGCCGTTCAGACGATTCTGGACCGTCGTCGCCGCACTCCCGCTGGTCGTTCCCAGTTACATCGGCGCGTTCGCGTTCGTCTCGGCGTTCGGGCCGCGCGGGGTCCTCACGGACCTACTCGCGCCGCTCGGCGTCACCGAAATTCCGGCTATTTACGGCTTCGAAGGCGCGACGCTGGTCCTCACGCTGTTTACGTACCCTTACGTCTACTTGACGACGAGAGCGTCGCTCCTCTCGTTCGACGGGTCGCTGATGGAGGCCGCCCGGACGCTGAACCACGGCCGCTGGGCCGCGTTCCGAAAGGTGACCCTGCCCCAAATCGCGCCGGGCATCGCCGCCGGAAGTCTACTCGTCGCGCTGTACGCGCTCTCTGACTTCGGGACACCGTCCATCATGCACTTCGACGTGTTCACGCGAATCATCTACCAGAACATGTGGGACCGTAACTTGGCGGCGGTGCTCTCCCTGCAACTGCTCGGACTCGCCGCGGTCATCCTCGCGCTGGAGAAGCGCGTCGGGGCTGACGACGCGAACGCTTCGCGGGGCCACCGAGGCGCTGCTCGCTTCTCGCTCGGCGTCTGGAAGTGGCCCGCGCTCCTGTTCTGCACGCTCGTCGCAGTACTCTGTCTGGTCGTCCCCGTCGGTGTCCTGTTTATGTGGCTCACCCGCTCCGGGCCGGGCTACGCTGGCGGTGGCTTCGAATTCACGTGGAGTTTCGGATTCAACTCCATCTACGTCGCCGCACTGGCTGCCGGGGCCGCCACGCTCGCCGCGGTTCCCGTGGCGTACCTCTCGGGCCGCGACGACTCTCGTCTCGCTGCGCTGTTCGAGCGCGCGAGTTACGTCGGCTACGCGACACCGGGTGTCGTCCTCGGTCTCGCGCTGGTCTACTTCTCGTCGGCGAACACGCCCGAACTGGCTGGGTTCGAACTCAATCTCTCCCAGACGATTCCACTATTGACGTTCGCCTACGTGGTTCGCTTTCTCCCCCAATCGGTCGGCGCGATTCGGTCGTCAGTGTTGCAGGTGGACCCCAAGCTAACCGAGGCCGCCCGGACACTCGGGAAGACGCCCCGCGCTGCGTTCCGGAAGGTGACGCTCCCGCTCATCGCGCCCGGAGTCGTCGCTGGCGGGGCGCTCGTTTTCCTGACGACGATGAAAGAGCTTCCGGCGACGCTCATGCTTCGTCCGACAGGTTTTGAAACCCTCGTTACGTACATCTGGCGTGTACAGGACGCGGGCTACTACGGACAGGCGGCCGTGCCCGCGCTGGTGCTGGTCGGCGTCTCCGCGCTCTCGATGCTCGTCCTGCTCAGACAGGACGGCGGCGAGATGGAGTCGATAACGCAGGAGGAACACGATGGCTAA
- a CDS encoding ABC transporter ATP-binding protein: protein MTNDGYERLDASSAVEQRQRRRNLEDSEPVLELDGVVKEYGRETAVDSLSLSVREGELLTLLGPSGCGKTTTLRMMAGLESPDGGEVRLADETVADETTFEKPEDRNVGLVFQDFALFPHLTVAENIAFGLTDASEEEKDERVTQLLDLVNLSAHREAKPEELSGGQQQRVALARSLAPEPDILLLDEPFSNLDVRLRVEMREEVRAILKEAGVTAVSVTHDQEEALSISDRVAVMNDGNVEQVGEPEEVFEHPESRFVAAFLGQAGFLSAWYEDGTVVTPIDTFAPQRLNGLSEEYAGTDLDVLVRPDDLRATVVDEHEADGHIIHRQYTGPSFVYRVELTNGDVVHCQHNHVKELGIGKPVRVDLVADHTLAWYPPNSE from the coding sequence CTGACGAACGACGGCTACGAACGACTCGACGCGAGTAGCGCGGTCGAACAGCGACAACGACGACGCAACTTAGAGGACTCCGAGCCAGTGTTGGAACTGGACGGCGTCGTCAAGGAGTACGGCCGCGAGACGGCCGTCGATTCGCTCTCGCTGTCCGTTCGGGAGGGCGAACTACTCACGCTGCTCGGCCCGTCTGGCTGTGGGAAAACGACGACGCTCCGAATGATGGCCGGACTCGAATCACCCGATGGCGGCGAAGTTCGTCTCGCCGACGAGACCGTCGCAGACGAGACGACTTTCGAGAAGCCGGAAGATCGCAACGTCGGACTCGTCTTCCAAGACTTCGCGCTGTTCCCGCATCTCACCGTCGCGGAGAACATCGCCTTCGGCTTGACAGACGCCAGTGAGGAGGAGAAAGACGAGCGCGTGACTCAACTGCTCGACCTCGTGAACCTCTCGGCCCACCGCGAAGCCAAACCGGAGGAACTCTCCGGCGGTCAGCAACAGCGGGTCGCGCTCGCTCGCTCGCTCGCGCCGGAACCGGACATCCTCCTGTTGGACGAACCGTTCTCGAATCTCGACGTGCGCCTGCGCGTCGAGATGCGCGAGGAGGTCCGAGCGATTCTCAAAGAAGCAGGCGTCACCGCCGTCTCGGTCACGCACGACCAAGAGGAAGCGCTCTCCATCTCCGACCGCGTGGCCGTGATGAACGACGGCAACGTCGAACAGGTCGGCGAACCCGAAGAGGTGTTCGAACACCCAGAATCGCGGTTCGTCGCCGCCTTCCTCGGCCAAGCGGGCTTCCTCTCGGCGTGGTACGAGGACGGTACCGTGGTGACGCCAATCGACACGTTCGCTCCCCAGCGACTCAACGGTCTCAGTGAGGAGTACGCGGGCACCGACCTCGACGTACTCGTTCGGCCGGACGACCTTCGTGCGACCGTCGTGGACGAACACGAAGCGGACGGCCACATCATCCACCGCCAGTACACCGGCCCGTCGTTCGTCTACCGCGTCGAACTGACCAACGGCGACGTGGTCCACTGCCAACACAACCACGTGAAAGA